One part of the Candidatus Zymogenus saltonus genome encodes these proteins:
- a CDS encoding MoaD/ThiS family protein, producing the protein MIFNKKRITVTVKPYGLVKNYVEGGTFELKEGARLKKLLRKSGAAGLSFPLILMINGERVNPSHSLSDGDEVKLLNVVGGG; encoded by the coding sequence ATGATATTCAACAAAAAGAGGATAACCGTTACAGTAAAGCCGTACGGACTGGTGAAAAACTACGTGGAGGGGGGGACCTTCGAACTCAAGGAGGGGGCAAGGCTCAAGAAGCTTTTGAGAAAATCCGGGGCGGCGGGCCTTTCCTTCCCCCTGATCTTGATGATCAACGGCGAGAGGGTAAATCCCTCCCACAGCTTAAGCGACGGAGACGAGGTGAAGCTCCTGAATGTGGTGGGTGGGGGCTAA
- a CDS encoding lipopolysaccharide biosynthesis protein encodes MTLSIKSKILSSFFWVGISTFLSRASTILATLILAGLLVPDDFGVVAVANVITASLGLFRDLGMNQALIYQKEHIEEAADTSMILSVSVSVILFLIGYFLAGPAALFFKNPAVKDVVQVLSFTLVISSFSSIPSSLLEKEMDFRKRALPEVASFFTYFAVSLILALNGFAYWSIVLGYTALSIVNLIVVFIVSPWHPTLKLHRHMVSEMFGFGKYVMSNTVIVFILKNIDDFSLGRIMGTVSLGFYSLAYRIANVPATQITHMVSKVVFPAMMQMSEDSQRVKDFHLKTFYYLSIVNIPLAIGIICFAPPFFHIFYGTKWDAAIIPTQILAIYGLTRGLFSSTTSVFMTLGRIREIFLFQLCHLILLAVLIYPVITLYKIVGLSILLSLLNIANAVVIIMRMENFLGGVTVSSLKHLIYPSVISIIAIVVPFKAWTVLVGDLNVFSFFILIGLSGLIYTIAVFKRDAELIDLIRNSLKGTIGNG; translated from the coding sequence TTGACACTATCTATCAAAAGCAAGATACTGAGCTCGTTTTTCTGGGTGGGAATAAGCACGTTTCTGTCGAGGGCGTCCACCATCCTCGCAACGCTGATCCTTGCGGGACTGCTCGTCCCGGACGACTTCGGGGTCGTAGCCGTAGCAAACGTAATAACCGCAAGCCTGGGGCTTTTTCGCGACCTCGGGATGAACCAGGCCCTGATATATCAGAAGGAGCATATCGAAGAGGCCGCGGACACCTCCATGATCCTGAGCGTCTCGGTAAGCGTGATCCTATTTCTAATTGGGTATTTCCTGGCCGGACCCGCCGCCCTCTTCTTTAAAAACCCGGCGGTGAAGGACGTTGTTCAGGTGCTCTCCTTTACTCTTGTCATCTCCTCATTCTCTTCCATACCATCATCGCTCTTGGAAAAGGAGATGGACTTCAGGAAGAGGGCGCTTCCGGAGGTAGCCTCCTTTTTCACCTACTTCGCAGTATCGTTGATCCTGGCCCTCAACGGCTTCGCCTACTGGAGCATAGTCTTAGGCTACACGGCGCTCTCCATCGTGAACCTGATCGTCGTCTTTATCGTGTCGCCCTGGCACCCCACCCTCAAACTTCACCGACACATGGTCTCCGAGATGTTCGGCTTCGGGAAATACGTCATGTCGAACACCGTCATAGTCTTCATCCTGAAAAACATCGACGATTTCTCCCTCGGAAGAATTATGGGGACGGTCTCCCTCGGCTTCTACTCACTGGCCTACAGGATAGCCAACGTCCCCGCCACCCAGATAACCCACATGGTCTCAAAGGTCGTATTTCCCGCCATGATGCAGATGAGCGAAGACTCCCAAAGAGTAAAGGATTTTCACCTGAAGACGTTCTACTACCTGAGCATAGTGAATATTCCGCTGGCGATCGGGATAATATGTTTCGCGCCCCCGTTCTTTCACATTTTTTACGGGACGAAATGGGACGCCGCAATCATCCCCACCCAGATATTGGCGATATACGGCCTGACGAGGGGACTTTTCTCCTCGACTACGTCGGTCTTTATGACCTTGGGCAGGATAAGAGAGATCTTCCTGTTTCAGCTGTGTCATCTTATATTGCTGGCCGTCCTGATCTATCCGGTCATTACCCTTTATAAAATCGTGGGACTCTCTATCCTCCTCTCTCTTTTAAATATCGCCAATGCCGTCGTTATAATTATGAGGATGGAAAATTTCCTCGGCGGAGTCACGGTAAGCTCCCTGAAGCACCTCATCTACCCATCCGTCATATCAATCATCGCCATAGTAGTCCCATTCAAGGCATGGACCGTGCTCGTGGGCGATCTAAACGTATTTTCATTTTTCATTCTCATCGGCCTCTCCGGCCTGATCTACACGATCGCTGTCTTCAAGAGGGACGCCGAGCTCATCGACCTGATCAGGAACTCCCTGAAGGGGACTATAGGAAATGGGTAG
- a CDS encoding mechanosensitive ion channel, whose product MKEFLKSFTKIAKKTGDFLSKIGAWIEKMTDINPELMKDFLITLIIILFLYFLRKVVLRIAFRRIKDVRIQYQWRKVSTYVSVLFGIILIGRVWFEAFQSLATFLGLLSAGLAIALRDPVANFGGWIFILWRRPFEAGDRIQIGDFAGDVIDIRIFQFTLMEIGNWVDADQSTGRVIHIPNGKVFTEMLANYSKGFQYIWNEMPVLITFESNWRRAKEILLAIANKEAEFLTQSAERRIKRAAKKFLLFYSILTPIVYTSVKECGVLLTIRYLCEPRKRRSTEHEIWEDILVEFAKCEDIDFAYPTQRFYSNIHEGKPLTRPPDLGKK is encoded by the coding sequence ATGAAAGAGTTTCTTAAATCGTTCACCAAAATAGCCAAGAAGACGGGCGATTTTCTGTCGAAGATCGGCGCCTGGATCGAGAAGATGACGGACATCAATCCGGAGCTGATGAAGGATTTTCTTATCACCCTTATCATCATCCTCTTTCTCTACTTTCTTCGCAAGGTGGTCTTGAGAATAGCCTTTAGGAGGATAAAGGACGTCCGCATCCAATATCAGTGGCGCAAGGTCTCCACCTACGTCTCCGTGCTCTTCGGGATAATATTGATAGGCAGGGTGTGGTTCGAGGCGTTCCAGTCCCTGGCGACCTTTCTGGGTCTCCTCTCCGCCGGACTTGCCATCGCCCTAAGAGACCCGGTCGCCAACTTCGGCGGCTGGATCTTCATCCTATGGCGGCGTCCCTTCGAGGCGGGGGATAGAATACAGATTGGGGATTTCGCCGGAGATGTAATTGACATCAGGATATTCCAGTTCACGCTTATGGAGATAGGAAACTGGGTCGACGCCGACCAGAGCACCGGCAGGGTTATCCACATCCCGAACGGCAAGGTGTTCACCGAGATGCTGGCGAACTACAGCAAGGGATTCCAGTATATCTGGAACGAGATGCCCGTCCTGATCACATTTGAGAGCAACTGGCGGAGGGCGAAGGAGATACTGCTTGCTATCGCCAACAAGGAGGCGGAGTTTCTGACCCAATCGGCCGAGAGGAGGATCAAGAGGGCCGCGAAAAAGTTCCTCCTCTTTTACTCGATACTGACCCCGATAGTCTATACCAGCGTTAAGGAGTGCGGAGTGCTTTTGACGATACGCTACCTCTGCGAGCCGAGAAAGCGACGCAGCACCGAACACGAAATCTGGGAGGACATCCTCGTGGAGTTTGCCAAGTGCGAGGATATAGACTTCGCCTACCCGACACAGCGGTTCTACAGCAACATACACGAAGGTAAGCCCTTGACGAGACCGCCGGATTTGGGGAAAAAGTAG